The proteins below are encoded in one region of Methanosarcina barkeri 3:
- a CDS encoding indolepyruvate oxidoreductase subunit beta, whose protein sequence is MSQAEQKKLDLLITGVGGQGAILASDIIGKAAVTTGIPIRAAETHGMAQRGGSVVNHIRIGNDYGSMIPKKGADLLLALEPMEAVRYLDFLKDGGVVIVNTQPIIPVTVTSGLTKYPEVPDILEFLSEKYIVKAFNADELAYEAGSRLAMNVVMVGAVSGYLPIPKEIMLESVKALVPQKTIEVNLRAFEAGRQKVEES, encoded by the coding sequence ATGAGCCAGGCTGAGCAAAAGAAATTAGACCTCCTTATTACAGGAGTCGGAGGGCAGGGTGCAATTCTTGCTTCGGATATTATAGGAAAAGCCGCAGTTACTACCGGGATACCTATCCGGGCTGCGGAAACCCACGGAATGGCCCAGCGAGGAGGTTCGGTTGTAAACCATATTCGGATTGGAAATGACTACGGTTCCATGATCCCGAAAAAAGGTGCAGACCTTCTGCTTGCCCTTGAGCCGATGGAAGCGGTCAGGTACCTGGATTTCCTGAAGGATGGTGGAGTTGTTATAGTGAATACGCAACCTATAATTCCTGTAACTGTTACTTCAGGCCTTACGAAATATCCGGAAGTCCCGGACATTCTTGAATTTCTTTCCGAAAAGTATATTGTTAAAGCCTTCAATGCTGATGAACTGGCATACGAAGCCGGAAGCAGGCTTGCAATGAATGTCGTGATGGTTGGAGCAGTTTCAGGCTATCTGCCGATTCCGAAAGAAATTATGCTTGAGAGTGTTAAAGCCCTTGTGCCGCAGAAAACAATTGAAGTGAATCTCAGGGCTTTTGAAGCGGGAAGGCAAAAAGTAGAGGAAAGCTAA
- a CDS encoding CPBP family intramembrane glutamic endopeptidase → MKNTIIHTKQKKLNFIIIISLLSLALLAVSPAYCSDLNNSSSSQTEPVLKLVPSNTGEPGFFKFVLSNESSGPFQRIEQYVDLGYILGGFGAALLILLMYRRMASKEQEMMERPPQAPYSHNVWKKLGLGKLYQDEYEATRIRLFTAIPVVCIVVAELLIFLGRVELGIGMHVVILIAFSLSNLVIKDLKVYRIYEALMLLPILRLVNLSMPVFFSTTLYAFVFVYGPLLVPLAIIVMHQRQSLDKIGLTSNNLLAYVTLSIPLGFLFGLAEYLVIKPGYLIPDLSTENLLKLTIIMVFFVGLTEELIFRSFLQTRLEEAFDIRVALVITAFLFGSMHSGYGTFYEILYTSFVGLVIGFMFYKTRSLPFVAVMHGFINIFLFGFLPYYLSGWKGF, encoded by the coding sequence ATGAAAAACACAATTATTCATACAAAACAAAAAAAGCTGAATTTTATAATAATTATTTCATTGCTGAGTCTGGCTTTACTGGCAGTTTCTCCTGCATATTGTAGTGACTTGAATAATTCCTCCTCATCACAGACAGAGCCTGTTTTGAAACTGGTACCTAGCAACACTGGAGAACCGGGATTTTTTAAATTTGTTTTATCTAATGAGAGTTCAGGTCCTTTCCAGAGAATCGAACAATATGTCGATCTTGGTTATATTTTAGGAGGGTTCGGGGCTGCACTTCTGATTCTTTTGATGTACCGCCGTATGGCTTCAAAAGAGCAAGAAATGATGGAAAGGCCTCCGCAAGCTCCCTATTCTCATAATGTCTGGAAAAAATTGGGGCTTGGAAAATTATACCAGGATGAGTACGAGGCCACAAGAATCAGGCTTTTTACTGCAATACCTGTCGTGTGCATAGTCGTTGCCGAACTTCTTATCTTTTTGGGCCGAGTAGAGCTTGGAATAGGGATGCATGTCGTAATTTTGATCGCATTTTCTCTTTCCAATTTAGTTATAAAGGATCTCAAAGTATACCGAATTTATGAGGCATTAATGCTTCTTCCGATTCTGAGGTTGGTAAATCTTTCTATGCCTGTGTTTTTTTCAACTACCCTTTATGCCTTCGTTTTTGTCTATGGTCCTCTTCTAGTCCCTCTTGCAATTATAGTAATGCATCAACGGCAGTCCCTTGATAAGATCGGACTTACTTCAAATAACCTGCTAGCTTATGTTACTCTTTCTATCCCACTTGGTTTTTTGTTTGGGCTCGCAGAATACCTGGTCATCAAACCAGGCTACCTGATCCCTGACCTTTCTACCGAAAACCTGCTTAAACTCACCATTATAATGGTCTTTTTTGTGGGCTTAACCGAAGAACTTATTTTCAGGTCATTCCTCCAAACAAGACTTGAAGAGGCGTTCGATATCAGAGTGGCACTTGTAATTACAGCTTTTCTTTTCGGTTCCATGCACTCGGGATACGGTACCTTCTATGAAATTTTATACACAAGTTTTGTAGGACTTGTCATAGGTTTTATGTTCTATAAAACAAGGAGTCTGCCATTTGTCGCAGTTATGCACGGCTTTATTAATATCTTCCTTTTCGGATTTCTGCCCTATTACCTGAGTGGTTGGAAAGGGTTCTGA
- a CDS encoding glycosyltransferase, whose amino-acid sequence MSNELQMGNSLQDVTQNKNLRAKDTEPPNVTVILPAYNEEISIGSVVLRTKKYSHRVIVVDDASSDHTVDVAEMAGAQVIRNPTAKRNELSLKKGIEAASDSDIIVMMNLGVCHDPGLIPRMIAPIKDGDFELSVGVCFSKLQSSENVLKLNNKNTESRPIGFVAFSKNCLSKIDISQISLFSMRSLINSAQRCDVKVLHIDIQEEHEASLFRAYKIGVVVPAYNEERLIQETIDNIPAYVDKIYVINDGSTDRTAEIINSMTDPRVVPIHHEVNKGVGAAIINGYKQALADEMDLVAVMAGDNQMDPYQLPKLIMPIIEGKADYAKGNRLLSREMRQGMSPWRAFGNGMLSMLTKIGSGYWNIADPQNGYTVISKYALETIDLDSIYTYYGYCNDILLKMNAFGMRVVDVTMPARYGSEKSKIRYGKYIRKVAPMLFKGFLWRLRMKYMVLDFHPLVLFYFASMILVPLGLIFGLWIVLEKLIFHGPVSQNYPLLFVFTFLVGMQLLFFAMIFDMQANKSNYSKMA is encoded by the coding sequence ATGAGTAATGAGCTGCAGATGGGCAACAGTTTGCAGGACGTAACCCAAAACAAAAATCTGCGCGCTAAAGACACGGAACCCCCAAACGTAACCGTGATTCTTCCTGCATACAATGAAGAAATTTCTATAGGAAGCGTTGTCCTACGGACAAAAAAGTATTCTCATAGAGTTATTGTTGTAGACGATGCAAGTTCTGACCACACGGTTGATGTTGCCGAAATGGCAGGGGCACAGGTAATCCGCAACCCCACTGCCAAAAGGAATGAACTTTCCTTGAAGAAAGGAATTGAAGCAGCATCAGACTCTGATATTATAGTAATGATGAACCTTGGAGTTTGTCATGACCCAGGTCTTATACCAAGGATGATTGCCCCTATAAAAGATGGAGATTTTGAGCTCTCAGTAGGAGTTTGTTTTTCCAAACTACAGAGTTCGGAAAATGTACTTAAACTCAATAACAAAAACACAGAATCCAGACCCATTGGTTTTGTTGCTTTTTCAAAAAACTGCCTCTCAAAAATAGACATTTCTCAGATTTCCCTTTTCTCTATGCGTTCTCTCATAAATAGCGCTCAAAGATGCGACGTAAAAGTACTGCATATCGATATTCAGGAAGAACACGAAGCTTCCCTCTTCAGAGCTTATAAAATCGGAGTTGTAGTACCTGCCTATAATGAAGAACGCCTTATCCAGGAAACAATTGACAACATTCCTGCCTACGTGGATAAAATCTACGTCATTAACGACGGAAGCACTGACCGTACAGCCGAGATCATTAATAGCATGACTGACCCTCGCGTAGTCCCAATTCATCACGAAGTAAACAAAGGCGTAGGAGCAGCCATCATAAACGGCTACAAACAAGCCCTTGCCGATGAAATGGACCTGGTCGCAGTCATGGCAGGGGACAACCAGATGGACCCTTACCAGCTCCCCAAACTCATAATGCCCATCATTGAAGGCAAAGCCGACTATGCAAAAGGCAACCGCCTCCTTTCCAGAGAAATGCGACAAGGAATGTCCCCCTGGCGAGCCTTCGGAAACGGAATGCTGTCCATGCTAACCAAGATCGGCAGCGGCTACTGGAACATAGCCGACCCCCAGAACGGATATACCGTAATCTCAAAGTATGCCCTGGAAACCATAGACCTCGATTCAATTTATACCTATTACGGCTACTGCAACGATATACTGCTCAAAATGAACGCCTTTGGCATGAGAGTAGTCGATGTAACAATGCCAGCCCGCTACGGAAGCGAAAAATCAAAAATAAGGTACGGCAAGTACATCCGAAAAGTAGCCCCCATGCTCTTCAAAGGCTTCTTATGGCGCCTGAGGATGAAGTATATGGTACTCGACTTCCATCCTCTCGTGCTCTTTTACTTTGCAAGCATGATACTTGTCCCTCTGGGTTTGATTTTTGGATTATGGATCGTCCTGGAAAAGCTAATTTTCCACGGGCCAGTTTCCCAGAACTATCCCCTGCTATTCGTGTTTACTTTCCTGGTAGGTATGCAGCTTCTATTCTTTGCAATGATCTTTGACATGCAGGCAAATAAGTCAAATTATTCAAAAATGGCATGA